In Neorhizobium sp. NCHU2750, a single genomic region encodes these proteins:
- a CDS encoding ABC transporter ATP-binding protein, which translates to MAIITQFFHFFETRIKPYAEKGDLRPPEGTIAFIWFYIRQAKAPFFAMLVLGGMTAAIEAALFWFVGRLVDILASIDRAQGWAGLMAAHGYELAGMLVLIAIVRFLVTLATAVVDQQIITPGFYNLVRWQSYQHVARQSLSFFQNDFAGRIVTKVWSGGQAAGDLVTSLMESVWFVVIYSVSMLTLIGGLDWRLATLVVLWIVVFAALARYFVPRIRYHSRETAEAASMLSGRMVDAYSNIQTLRLFGRDEANDRYMREGFDIFQQTTIMFTRFIAGVRASMALLSGIMITSMAALCIHLWLQGKISSGAVAFTLALVLRLNFLLGRLMTQFNGIMRNYGTVQNAAELISQPIQLTDAPEAPALNVEKPRIRFDDVSFHYGRKSGVIDHLDLTIRAGEKVGIIGRSGAGKSTLVNLLLRFYDLEGGRIEIDGQDISKVTQESLRARIGMVTQDTSLLHRSIRDNILFGRPDASDMQLADAARKAQADGFIDTLVDQRGRRGFDAHVGERGVKLSGGQRQRIAIARVMLKDAPILILDEATSALDSEVEAAIQSSLDELMQGKTVLAIAHRLSTIAMLDRLIVMDKGQIVEEGTHSELIARGVLYSELWSRQTGGFLAADAAQ; encoded by the coding sequence ATGGCCATCATCACCCAGTTCTTCCATTTCTTCGAGACACGTATCAAACCCTATGCCGAGAAGGGTGACCTGCGGCCGCCCGAGGGCACGATCGCATTCATCTGGTTCTATATCCGGCAGGCGAAGGCACCGTTCTTCGCCATGCTGGTCCTGGGCGGCATGACAGCTGCGATCGAGGCCGCGCTGTTCTGGTTCGTCGGGCGGCTCGTCGACATTCTGGCGAGTATCGACCGGGCGCAAGGCTGGGCGGGGTTGATGGCCGCGCATGGCTACGAGCTCGCCGGCATGCTGGTGCTGATCGCCATCGTGCGCTTCCTGGTGACGCTCGCGACCGCCGTCGTCGACCAGCAGATCATCACGCCCGGTTTCTACAATCTGGTGCGCTGGCAGTCCTACCAGCATGTGGCACGGCAATCGCTGTCCTTCTTCCAGAACGATTTTGCCGGACGGATCGTTACCAAGGTCTGGTCCGGCGGGCAGGCGGCGGGCGACCTCGTGACGTCGCTGATGGAAAGCGTCTGGTTCGTGGTGATCTATTCGGTGTCGATGCTGACGCTGATCGGCGGGCTCGACTGGCGGCTGGCGACGCTTGTGGTGTTGTGGATCGTCGTGTTTGCCGCACTCGCACGCTATTTCGTGCCGCGTATCCGCTACCATTCGCGCGAGACGGCCGAGGCTGCCTCGATGCTTTCCGGCCGCATGGTCGATGCCTATAGCAATATCCAGACGCTGCGCCTGTTCGGACGGGACGAAGCCAATGACCGCTACATGCGGGAAGGCTTCGACATCTTCCAGCAGACGACGATCATGTTCACCCGCTTCATCGCCGGGGTGCGGGCCTCGATGGCGCTTCTGTCGGGCATCATGATCACCTCGATGGCGGCGCTCTGCATCCATCTGTGGCTGCAGGGCAAGATCAGTTCCGGCGCGGTCGCCTTCACGCTCGCGCTGGTGCTGCGGCTGAACTTCCTGCTCGGACGGCTGATGACGCAGTTCAACGGCATCATGCGCAATTACGGTACGGTGCAGAATGCCGCCGAGCTGATCTCGCAGCCGATCCAGCTGACGGATGCGCCTGAGGCTCCGGCGCTCAATGTCGAAAAGCCGCGTATCCGGTTCGACGACGTGAGTTTCCATTACGGCCGCAAGTCGGGAGTGATCGATCATCTCGACCTGACGATCCGGGCAGGGGAGAAGGTCGGCATTATCGGCCGGTCGGGGGCGGGCAAGTCGACGCTGGTCAATTTGCTTCTGCGCTTCTACGACCTCGAAGGCGGCCGGATCGAGATCGACGGGCAGGACATTTCCAAGGTGACACAGGAATCGCTGCGTGCGCGGATCGGCATGGTCACGCAGGATACGTCGCTGCTGCATCGCTCGATCCGCGATAATATCCTGTTCGGCAGGCCGGATGCCTCCGACATGCAGCTCGCCGATGCGGCGCGCAAGGCGCAGGCGGATGGCTTTATCGACACGCTTGTCGACCAGCGCGGCCGCAGGGGCTTCGATGCCCATGTGGGCGAGCGTGGCGTCAAGCTTTCCGGTGGCCAGCGACAGCGGATCGCGATCGCCCGCGTGATGCTCAAGGATGCGCCGATCCTGATCCTCGACGAGGCGACATCGGCTTTGGACTCCGAGGTGGAAGCGGCGATCCAGTCGAGCCTCGACGAACTGATGCAGGGCAAGACGGTGCTTGCGATTGCCCATCGGCTGTCGACGATTGCCATGCTCGACCGGCTGATCGTGATGGACAAGGGGCAGATCGTCGAGGAGGGGACGCATAGCGAGCTTATTGCCCGCGGCGTTCTCTATTCCGAACTCTGGTCGCGGCAGACCGGCGGCTTTCTTGCGGCCGACGCGGCGCAATGA
- a CDS encoding endonuclease/exonuclease/phosphatase family protein, whose product MTLRQILSVAICVIVSLVLLAIATRYFHPHWSLAILHSLQLHAAVGCILALLLAFFLHRSRIVALLLVAAAALAAHAVAMNMQSTAMAGPDDADAPGFRLLSFNILMSNDTNGQAIAEMIAASGADVVNIMEAEPLQPHIGDLMRTYPYRIGCGVQVADCDQLMLSKTPLHGAARSLSPLFADRFILAETEIRGHKINVAGIHTSKPYFDEFQTSELVKATLAITATTGPLVLSGDFNASSLQPNIRAFLSWSGLEKASWEPPTWPVELGALGLPIDHVFVHAPLKIRSIENLPSAYGSNHAGLIADIAITGQ is encoded by the coding sequence ATGACCCTAAGACAGATCCTATCCGTCGCCATATGCGTCATCGTGTCACTTGTGCTTCTGGCCATCGCGACCCGCTATTTCCATCCGCACTGGTCGCTTGCCATTCTCCACAGCCTGCAGCTGCATGCAGCCGTGGGCTGCATCCTCGCCCTGCTCCTTGCCTTTTTCCTGCATCGCAGCCGCATCGTGGCCTTGCTGCTGGTGGCGGCTGCTGCACTTGCCGCACATGCGGTGGCGATGAACATGCAATCGACGGCCATGGCGGGGCCGGACGATGCCGACGCGCCGGGCTTCCGCCTTCTGTCCTTCAACATCCTCATGTCCAATGATACGAACGGCCAGGCCATCGCCGAGATGATCGCTGCGTCGGGCGCCGATGTGGTCAACATCATGGAAGCCGAACCGCTGCAGCCGCATATCGGCGATCTTATGCGCACCTATCCCTACCGGATCGGCTGCGGCGTGCAGGTCGCCGATTGCGACCAGCTCATGCTGTCTAAGACGCCCCTGCATGGCGCAGCAAGGTCGCTCTCACCGCTCTTTGCCGACCGTTTCATCCTTGCCGAGACCGAGATCAGGGGCCACAAGATCAATGTCGCCGGCATCCACACATCGAAACCCTATTTCGATGAGTTCCAGACCTCCGAACTGGTCAAGGCGACGCTCGCCATCACCGCCACGACCGGCCCGCTGGTTCTTTCGGGCGATTTCAACGCTTCCTCGCTACAGCCCAATATTCGTGCTTTCCTCTCCTGGAGCGGACTTGAAAAGGCCTCCTGGGAGCCACCCACATGGCCGGTGGAACTCGGCGCCCTTGGCCTGCCGATCGATCACGTCTTTGTCCATGCGCCCTTGAAGATCAGGTCGATCGAAAACCTTCCCAGCGCCTACGGCTCCAACCATGCAGGCCTGATTGCCGATATTGCCATCACCGGACAATGA
- a CDS encoding HAMP domain-containing methyl-accepting chemotaxis protein has product MIKIKILLPALFGMIVLMLMIQGAMGMRSVWQLNDQAASISNRMDKTLLIADMDRDFSNVRRLYLMVSLASDSDEKKNALSLLQQANAQRVEAFKVFSDAQGPAVRPRFEQLKQIIADYDKLGEQFVSLINKSQVYDAKAVIADMVPKGAEAGKILQSMIGDNQQAAIADKDAASAATAFITWSTVAGVAVAVLLAIGAAVLSLFRVTRPIGAITHSMNALAAGDNHAEIPFAGRHDEIGEMAAAVAVFRDNALERVRLEEETEANRSMSERERIAREEQKAREAADVSFAVDALAKGLKGLSDGNMTMRLEQQFAGQLDQLRVNFNESVAKLQSVLRSVGDNARMIDAGANEIRSAADDLSKRTEQQAAAVEETAAALEQVTTAVKDSAVRAGEAGTLVDQTRVGAERSGDVVRKAVAAMEAIEQSSGEIGNIIGVIDDIAFQTNLLALNAGVEAARAGEAGKGFAVVAQEVRELAQRSANAAREIKALITKSGVQVRDGVNLVDETGKALQTIVSDVQRINTNVGSIVVSSREQSTGLSEISTSVHQMDQGTQQNAAMVEQTTAASHSLATQAAALIELLSQFNLGEGSRVAGQAPRVATPSSRPAASPARALGNRIASAFGGGAAAAAVKPEWSEF; this is encoded by the coding sequence ATGATAAAAATCAAAATCCTCCTCCCCGCCCTGTTTGGAATGATCGTTCTCATGCTGATGATACAGGGCGCGATGGGCATGCGCTCGGTGTGGCAGCTCAACGATCAGGCCGCCAGTATCAGCAACCGGATGGACAAGACGCTGCTGATCGCGGACATGGATCGCGATTTCTCCAATGTGCGCCGGCTTTACCTGATGGTCTCGCTGGCCAGCGATTCGGATGAGAAGAAGAACGCGCTTTCGCTGCTTCAGCAGGCCAATGCCCAGCGCGTCGAGGCCTTCAAGGTGTTTTCCGATGCGCAGGGGCCTGCGGTGCGCCCGCGTTTCGAACAGCTGAAACAGATCATTGCCGACTATGACAAGCTCGGCGAACAGTTCGTCAGCCTGATCAACAAGTCGCAGGTCTATGACGCCAAGGCTGTCATTGCCGATATGGTTCCCAAGGGCGCAGAGGCCGGCAAAATCCTGCAGAGCATGATCGGCGACAACCAGCAGGCCGCCATTGCCGATAAGGATGCCGCTTCGGCTGCGACCGCATTCATCACATGGTCGACAGTCGCAGGTGTTGCCGTCGCGGTGCTTCTCGCGATCGGTGCGGCGGTACTCAGCCTGTTTCGCGTCACCCGTCCGATCGGCGCCATCACGCATTCGATGAATGCGCTGGCCGCCGGCGACAACCATGCGGAAATTCCCTTTGCGGGCCGGCACGACGAAATCGGCGAGATGGCGGCCGCGGTTGCCGTATTCCGCGACAACGCGCTGGAGCGGGTCCGTCTTGAAGAAGAGACCGAAGCCAACCGGTCGATGAGCGAGCGCGAGCGGATCGCCCGCGAGGAACAGAAGGCCCGCGAGGCAGCCGACGTATCGTTTGCCGTCGACGCACTGGCGAAGGGCCTGAAGGGTCTTTCCGACGGCAACATGACCATGCGCCTCGAGCAGCAGTTTGCCGGGCAGCTCGACCAGCTACGCGTCAACTTCAACGAATCCGTCGCCAAGCTGCAGTCCGTGCTGCGCTCGGTCGGCGACAATGCCCGGATGATCGATGCCGGTGCCAACGAGATCCGTTCTGCGGCCGACGACCTGTCGAAGCGGACCGAGCAGCAGGCCGCCGCCGTCGAGGAGACGGCTGCCGCACTCGAACAGGTGACGACAGCAGTCAAGGATTCGGCGGTGCGCGCCGGCGAGGCCGGCACATTGGTCGACCAGACCCGTGTCGGTGCCGAGCGCTCGGGCGATGTGGTGCGCAAGGCCGTTGCCGCGATGGAGGCGATCGAGCAATCCTCCGGCGAGATCGGCAATATTATCGGCGTGATCGACGATATCGCCTTCCAGACCAACCTTCTGGCACTCAATGCCGGTGTCGAGGCCGCGCGTGCGGGTGAAGCGGGCAAGGGCTTTGCGGTCGTGGCGCAGGAGGTGCGCGAGCTCGCACAGCGTTCCGCCAATGCCGCCCGCGAGATCAAGGCGCTGATCACCAAATCGGGCGTTCAGGTGCGCGACGGCGTCAACCTCGTCGACGAGACCGGCAAGGCGCTGCAGACGATCGTCTCCGACGTCCAGCGGATCAACACCAATGTCGGCTCGATCGTCGTGTCGTCGCGCGAACAGTCGACGGGCCTGAGCGAAATCAGCACCTCGGTTCACCAGATGGACCAAGGCACCCAGCAGAACGCCGCCATGGTGGAACAGACGACCGCTGCAAGCCACAGCCTTGCAACGCAGGCGGCCGCATTGATCGAGCTTCTTTCGCAGTTCAATCTGGGTGAGGGATCGCGCGTTGCGGGCCAGGCGCCACGGGTGGCCACGCCGTCCTCGCGTCCGGCGGCCTCGCCGGCCCGTGCGCTCGGCAACCGCATCGCCTCGGCCTTCGGCGGCGGCGCGGCGGCTGCTGCGGTCAAGCCGGAATGGTCGGAATTCTGA